The sequence ataataaaagaacccgcgctttcaagcgcgggtcaaaatctagttgttcTTATGATTGATTATATTGTTAAGAAAATTCTCTATTTTTCCtttgtaaagaaaatataaacagGCCATTTCCCGATAACGTTAAAATGTAATCTGAATATTTTACTTTCCATCAAGAATATCACATATTATCATACATAGAATATGCACCAGATAATCATATTTActcttttgttttcaaaaacaaaGAGGGTAAAATCATAAATAGGTTGATTCACTTATCACATGTTTTTCTTTAAATGCAAGGAATGTCAAAAttgtatatcaattttttttacttttatgattGTATGTAATTAAAGTACAAAAGTTGTGTCGTTTGTGAATTCTTGAAGTAGTAGGACTAAATATCTGTGACCCATTGAATCAAAAGCAGAACACAGAGGCAGAGATGAGCGGAGATGAGAAGAAAGGTTGGAAACATGTAACGCTTAAGCACAGTCCCACTGAGGCAGCACTCGTGTCCGAGATCGAGAATCTactgagagaagaagagagaaagaggcaGAACAATGAATTAGTGGTTGCGAGCTCAGAGAGTGAACAAAAACACAACAATGGTACAAATGCCTTTAAGCTCAAAAAACAACTCTCCGAGATCAGAGCTGTCCCTTCTCTTTTACCACCCGATGCAGCAAGAAAACAGATGAAGCTTCGGACAAATACTCTTACTTTAGGAAGAAAGACTCTAGGAATGGAAGGTGTTCCAAGACTTAAACAACTCAAGTCTATACAGTTGCTTTTTGATGGACGCGGTAATAACACCAACAATGATGATAGTCTAAAAGAGGCTAATGGAGTAAGCAACAAGTTAGGTTTAATAACTCCGCAGGAGTTTAAAACAGAGACGCTTGAAGATGAGCTGAAGGAAGCAGCTGCTCTTGAAGCAGCTGTTTACTCTGTGGCCGCTGAGCATAGTAGCTCCATGAGCAAGGTTCATGCTCCAGCTCGTCGTCTTGCTAGGTTTTATCTTCACGCTTGTAAAGGAAATGGCTCAGATCATTCCAAGCGAGCATGTGCAGCTAGAGCCGCGGTTTCTGGATTGATAGTAGTTTCCAAAGCGTGTGGAAATGATGTTCCAAGGTTTatacataactatatatatcaatttgaaTTTAGTCACTCAATAAGTttctaatgtatttttgtttctataaatatatatcaacaGGTTAACCTTTTGGCTAACAAATTCGATTGTTCTTAGAGCAATTTTAAGCCGCGGTACACTGAGCCTGGTTTCTATTAAACCCGGTTCAGATGAATGGGAAGATCCTCAAGCATTTCTTGCCGCTTTGGAGAAGTTCGAGTCTTGGATATTCTCTCGTATTGTTAAATCAGTATGGTGGCAGGTAATAtaaaagaacttttttttttcaaatgtggTTTGTAGAAGAGTTCTCATTAAAATTTACTCCAAAATGATCATTACATTGCAGAGTATGACGCCGTATATGCAATCATCAGCGGTTAAAGGATCGATCTCAAGGAAAGTTTCAGGGAAAAGAAGGTTAGGCCATAAAAACCAGGGACTATATGCTATAGATCTATGGAAGAATGCTTTTAAAGCTGCTTGTGAAAGACTTTGCCCACTAAGAGGTTTAAGAAAAGAGTGTGGTTGTCTACCCATGCTTGCTAAACTGGTATGAGACTAACTTTTAGTACTTTTTCTGTATTATTAGGTTAAACAGGATTGACCAGTTTCTTGTTAAATTTGCTTTTGTTATCAGGTTATGGAACAATTAATTAGTAGACTTGATGTAGCAATGTTCAACGCGATACTTCGTGAGTCAGCAGGTGAAATGCCGACAGATCCTGTCTCTGATCCGATCAGTGACATTAATGTTCTTCCAATTCCAGCAGGAAAAGCAAGTTTTGGGGCAGGCGCTCAGCTAAAAAATGCGGTAACTTAAATCACATAAACAGTGTTAAATATCTGTAATTTATATTTGCCTTTGCAGATTGGAACTTGGTCAAGATGGCTTGAGGATCAATTCGAGCAAAAGGAAGACAAATCTGATAGCTATAATAAGAAGTCAGATTGTGAAAATTTCAGATTATTCCATCTACTCAACTCGTTAGGCGATCTAATGATGCTTCCATTCAAAATGCTTGCAGAAAAATCCACTAGAAGAGAGGTAACTAGACTACTCAATAATCATTTTTCTATAACACTTTTGACTAATTTTTACTTCTTGTTCCTGTCTGAAGGTTTGTCCAACACTTGGTCCACCAATAGTAAAGAGATATCTTCGAAACTTTGTTCCAGATGAGTTTAACCCTCACAGAATCCCTAAAAGGCTATTTGATATTCTAAATTCCGAGGTTCGAAAAATCGTCTTAACATTATGACAAACAGAGTGTTTGCGTGTGTTGTTGACCCGTTTATCTGCTACTCAGGGGTTAACAGAGGAAGACAATGGATGCATCATAGTCTTCCCTTGCGCTGCATCACCCACAGTATACTTAATGCCGTCTACAGAATCCATAAGACGCTTCATAGAAGAGTTGAACAATCCTTCTTTATCTGAAACTGGATCATCGGTATATAAGAAACAATACACAAGTGATGATGAGTTGGATGACTTGGATACATCCATTAACTCTATAATCTCTGCTCCTGGAACAACTAGTTCATCAGAGTGGATGCCAAAAGGATATGGAAGCAGGAAGACTGTAAGATATCAGCTCCTTAGAGAAATATGGAAAGAAGATGGATTACAATGACTCTTCTCCTTTTGTGTGactatatatgaaaacaattctCTTAAGTTTCTTGATGAAAGGGTACTTATTTTGTTGTAATTTTCCAAACTTTAGTCTTTTGTAAGAGAATGATCGTATGTTAACTACACCAATCAGACAGCACTTTGTACTTTGGTAGGCTTTTACAAAacaagagattagagaagatttAAACCAGGCCCGGGCTTGAACAGATACCTGAGAAACATTTGCATGGGGCCTACAAATTGTATAGGTTTTTTGGGTTTgcattttctgtttttattgtTAGCTAATGAAAGGAAAAATCAGTTCTAAGATGTGTTTTGAACATATAACatgataaatgtttaatttttttttcattctcttatataaaatgaaatagaaaGATAATTTTCAGAACTGatacttttataaattttaaggaTATTGTAATTCTTAAATGtaaattagaattttaataatttaaaattttaatttattagatAGAGCCTATATTTTTGGTTTCGTATTGGACCCGAAATATCTCAGGACCGGCACtgatttaaacataacatttACTACTCAAGATTGTACCTAACAGAACAAGAATCATAAACATTTGTATTTACTATTCTCAGATGATCGAGGTTAGCCATTTACACTTCTTATCCACTGCAACTAGCGAGGATTTCTCGGcgaggaagaaaaggaagaGTTCGGTGGAGTAAGTGACGAGGCGAAGAGCTTCAGGGTTACCCCTTGATTTTGTTGACGTCCTGGTCAAGTTTCATGAACTCCTGTCGAATCTTCTATTCCTCTGCCATGAAATCAATTTATATAGAATTCTGTTTgggtttttgcaaaattgactcaaAACACGAAATTAACCACAAACTagcctattttttttttgattttttttttgctttattcaCCTCACAAGTTTACATTATTTACGAAAATGacattatctttctttttttcttttcgaaatgatatttttactctctcaacctcatcatcttcatgtattcataagattgtcattgtcatcaatgcatcaaccaccatgaacaaccaatttgaagctcttaatgcacctcaaatcgatttacacttcttctttctcaattcttatcAACTAAagacaacatttctttcactttctcttcatattcatccaaaaaaatctcaagattttgattctaaaatttttatggttcatagagccattgaagcttgTGATTCTTGGTGAGTCgcttttgtttgagattttgggtgcttggagaagacttatgt is a genomic window of Brassica napus cultivar Da-Ae chromosome A2, Da-Ae, whole genome shotgun sequence containing:
- the LOC125587960 gene encoding uncharacterized protein LOC125587960 gives rise to the protein MSGDEKKGWKHVTLKHSPTEAALVSEIENLLREEERKRQNNELVVASSESEQKHNNGTNAFKLKKQLSEIRAVPSLLPPDAARKQMKLRTNTLTLGRKTLGMEGVPRLKQLKSIQLLFDGRGNNTNNDDSLKEANGVSNKLGLITPQEFKTETLEDELKEAAALEAAVYSVAAEHSSSMSKVHAPARRLARFYLHACKGNGSDHSKRACAARAAVSGLIVVSKACGNDVPRFIHNYIYQFEFSHSISF
- the LOC106410012 gene encoding uncharacterized protein LOC106410012, translating into MTPYMQSSAVKGSISRKVSGKRRLGHKNQGLYAIDLWKNAFKAACERLCPLRGLRKECGCLPMLAKLVMEQLISRLDVAMFNAILRESAGEMPTDPVSDPISDINVLPIPAGKASFGAGAQLKNAIGTWSRWLEDQFEQKEDKSDSYNKKSDCENFRLFHLLNSLGDLMMLPFKMLAEKSTRREVCPTLGPPIVKRYLRNFVPDEFNPHRIPKRLFDILNSEGLTEEDNGCIIVFPCAASPTVYLMPSTESIRRFIEELNNPSLSETGSSVYKKQYTSDDELDDLDTSINSIISAPGTTSSSEWMPKGYGSRKTVRYQLLREIWKEDGLQ